A genomic stretch from Pristiophorus japonicus isolate sPriJap1 chromosome 6, sPriJap1.hap1, whole genome shotgun sequence includes:
- the LOC139265334 gene encoding jerky protein homolog translates to MKLEIIKKSEAGRSVRTLTDGFEVGSSTIYDIKKQKKVLESFTDASESSVKAMSRKNLRKPKLDKLDKVLYEWFSLKRSKGVAISGPMITAKAKDFKMRMNLTEECIFSEGWLTRFKHCHGIHQLDVSGDKKSADNEAAQNYSRTFTEMVQEMKLTADQIYNADETGLLWRCLPTATLAAAGEKETVGFKMNKERVTILNCANAAGEHRLPLLVIGKSRKPQALKGIAHLPVNFKAQKSAWLDKDIFMEWFSTEFIPQTRENMKKIGKPNGKCVLLLDNCRAHPHESKLVSSCGNIFACYLPPNVTSLIQPMDQGVIQNFKCHYRNNFMRKLINNDQSISDFQRAYNIKDAIYACSLAWREVKNTTLKRCWCKLWPNVIFEDSASDDEEFKGFYLRANKKQAVKEIVEIVSSAHETTHLNP, encoded by the coding sequence ATGAaattagaaattataaagaagtctgaagctggcagaagtgtaCGTACTTTGACGGATGGATttgaagttggatcatcaacaatttacgatatcaagaagcaaaagaaagtGTTAGAAAGTTTCACCGATGCTTCGGAATCTTCCGTCAAGGCAATGTCTCGCAAGAATTTGCGAAAGCCAAAGCTTGACAAACTAGACAaagtgctttatgaatggttttctttgaaacggtctaaaggtgtggcaatttcaggaccaatgattacagcaaaggccaaggacttcaagatgAGAATGAATCTAACTGAAGAATGCATTTTTTCAGAAGGCTGGCTCACACGTTTTAAGCATTGCCATGGCATTCACCAGCTGGATGTGTCGGGCGATAAAAAATCAGCAGACAATGAGGCTGCACAGAATTATTCAAGAACATTTACTGAAATGGTGCAGGAAATGAAATTGACTGCAGATCAAATATACAACGCCGATGAGACTGGCTTACTATGGAGGTGTTTGCCAACTGCTACgttggctgcagcaggggagaaggaaactgtaggctttaaaatgaataaggagagggtaacaatcttgaattgtgccaatgccgctggagaacatagacttccacttttagtgattggcaaatcaaggaaaccacaagctttaaaaggaattgctcatttaccagttAACTTTAAGGCTCAGAAAAGTGCATGGCTggacaaggacatattcatggaatggtTTTCAACAGAATTCATCCCCCAAActcgagaaaacatgaagaaaataggcaaacctaatggaaagtgtgtgctgcttctggacaattgcagagcacacccgcatgagtcaaaattagtgtccagttgtggcaacatctttgcatgctatttgccccccaatgtgacctcgctcattcaacctatggatcagggtgtcatacaaaacttcaagtgccactataggaataacttcatgcgcaaattgattaataacgatcaatcaatctctgatttccagagagcatacaatattaaagatgccatctatgcatgctcactggcatggagagaagtaaaaaacaCTACATTGAAAAGGTGTTGGtgcaagttgtggcccaatgtcatattTGAAGACAGTGCTTCTGATGACGAAGAATTCAAAGGTTTTTATTTACGGGCTAATAAAAAACAGGCTGTAAAAGAAAtcgtggagattgtcagcagtgcacacGAAACAACGCATTTAAATCCCTAG